The following are encoded in a window of Arachis duranensis cultivar V14167 unplaced genomic scaffold, aradu.V14167.gnm2.J7QH unplaced_Scaffold_165934, whole genome shotgun sequence genomic DNA:
- the LOC127743846 gene encoding uncharacterized protein LOC127743846 → MAAQIVELNHARIEHNDTHHQQPEDNEHHSQPSHVSETIRAEEVQPEDEKEESDELVGPFTEEVMNFVLPKRFTLPLTLTPYDGLGDPKKFLKKFRSIMIVNGSISRFQQLAKLFEEHFAGSAIYLHYSDYLNMIKQGPNESLKDYMTRFTKVAISIPDLHPEAHLYTIKSRLRPEKFQETIAVAKPRTLAEFCEKAKGQIDIEELKQAQKSEKTNYRDEDKALSTKKNFKLTPRFDSYTQFNTKRDDIIIEILNSKLIKPPRKVGTYQDTKNVDKSKYCAFHQKHGHNTDDYVVAKDLLERLARQGHLDKYIGGHIQKHITPSTTNDSSEQQN, encoded by the exons ATGGCTGCTCAAATCGTTGAACTGAACCATGCTCGGATAGAACATAACGACACTCATCACCAGCAACCAGAAGATAATGAGCATCATTCCCAGCCCTCTCATGTCTCGGAGACTATCCGAGCCGAAGAGGTTCAACCTGAAGATGAAAAGGAAGAGTCCGATGAACTTGTAGGACCCTTCACAGAAGAAGTAATGAACTTCGTATTGCCGAAGAGATTCACCTTGCCACTAACCCTCACACCTTATGATGGGCTCGGAGACCCGAAGAAATTTCTCAAAAAGTTCCGATCAATAATGATCGTCAACG GTTCTATCTCACGATTTCAGCAGCTGGCGAAGCTATTTGAAGAACACTTTGCTGGATCCGCGATTTACCTGCACTACTCCGATTATCTGAATATGATCAAACAGGGACCGAACGAAAGCTTGAAGGACTATATGACCCGCTTCACCAAAGTCGCCATCAGTATACCTGACCTCCACCCCGAGGCTCACCTATACACAATCAAAAGCAGACTTCGTCCTGAAAAATTCCAGGAGACCATCGCAGTAGCCAAGCCGAGGACCCTTGCAGAGTTTTGCGAGAAAGCAAAAGGCCAAATTGATATCGAAGAACTCAAACAAGCTCAGAAATCCGAAAAGACAAACTACCGAGATGAAGATAAGGCCCTAAGCactaagaaaaattttaaactaaccCCTCGATTTGATTCCTATACGCAGTTCAATACTAAGCGAGATGACATAATTATAGAGATCTTAAATTCAAAGCTCATCAAGCCACCAAGAAAGGTTGGTACCTATCAAGATACAAAGAACGTGGATAAGTCTAAATATTGTGCTTTCCACCAGAAACACGGCCATAACACTGACGACTATGTGGTGGCCAAGGACCTTCTGGAACGCCTAGCTAGGCAAGGACACCTTGACAAATACATTGGGGGTCACATCCAAAAGCACATCACACCTTCCACAACCAACGATTCGTCCGAACAACAAAACTGA